From a region of the Thermoleophilaceae bacterium genome:
- a CDS encoding nuclear transport factor 2 family protein encodes MSQENIETVRRVYDAYAAGDFELALSCFDPEVEFSQPADEPGAGTYHGHDGIVEAMTKWTGAWSDYRVEVDQLTDLGDHVLANTRHSGRGKSSGVESEQRIFQLYTLRGGRIVRTRMYYDEGEALNEAGSTE; translated from the coding sequence GGAGAACATCGAGACGGTCAGGCGCGTATACGACGCCTACGCCGCTGGAGATTTTGAGCTGGCGCTGTCGTGCTTCGACCCCGAGGTCGAGTTCTCACAGCCTGCCGACGAGCCCGGCGCGGGCACGTACCACGGGCACGACGGCATCGTCGAGGCGATGACGAAATGGACCGGAGCCTGGTCGGACTACCGCGTCGAGGTCGACCAGTTGACCGACCTTGGGGACCACGTTCTGGCGAACACGCGCCACTCTGGGCGCGGCAAGAGCAGCGGCGTCGAGAGCGAGCAACGGATCTTCCAGCTCTACACCCTGCGCGGTGGCAGGATCGTGCGGACACGGATGTACTACGACGAGGGCGAGGCGCTCAACGAGGCCGGATCGACCGAGTAG